AATTCTTGTCAGGAGTTGTCCATGCAGACCTTAAACTGTTTTTGGAAACAAACCTGCCTTCTGGCAAAAAGAAGAACCTGTTGGGGGTTGCTGATGGCAAGCTTGGTGCAGCCTTGCAGGAGGAGCTAGGCGCATCCATCCAGACCGGAGGAGTGGTGGCAGAGATACTCCGAGGTTTGAAGAATTTGTCCAAAATTGAATGTGTCGTAGTACAGGAAAGCCTGCTCTGTTGTGATGTGTCCATACTTACTGATATCTGATGGCTGATACTGAAAAGCTGAACAGTCGGGCCTGTGTTTCGAGAACACAGTCCCTAGCTCTGATTCGGTCTGGTAATGAAGTCCTCTGTGTCCCTAGGTGTGAGGCTGCACTTTTCCTCGCTGGTGAAGGGCCTGACTGCTCTGGCAGCCTCTAAAGCACAGCTTGGCCTGGGCCACAGTTACTCCAGAGCCAAGGTCAAGTTCAACGTCAACAGGGCCGACAATATGATCATACAGTCCATTGCCCTTCTCGACCAGCTGGACAAGGACATCAACACGTTCTCCATGCGTGTGCGGTATGCTGATTTGAATGCAGCTCGTGCTCCGGTAAACTAGTCTCAGGGCTTGGCTGGCTGTCTCTGCACGGTGTGCGGGTCTGCTTACAAACTGATGACTAAAGGGAAATTTGCCCTAATGTCTGCCAACTTGTGTTAAAGGTTGTGCAATTTTTCTTGCCCACATTCCCTGTACATCAATCTGTAGGACAGAAATAGGAagtatacattttcttttgccaCCTAATATCTTTGTCATTGGCATTTTGCTGgggtgtgtctgcttgtgtgtgcctTTGAGGTGTCGAGTTGCTGTGGTTCTTCATTCTTCAGCCCTCCTGTCATGGGTGTGCGAAGCCCATGCAACAGAGGGGCTGAGTGCATGTGAATACGCACTCAGCAGCCTCCCAGTGCTTACTGCAGGCAGCACCCCCTCCTGGGCTGGCTgtacaggaagaggaggaacaCTGAAAGCCAGTCCTTGGGCCTACTTGGTCTGTCAGCAGGGCAGACCGCCGCCTGAGGCGGAGACAGCCATCCCGGTTTGGGCTAGCCAGCAACCAAGCTTTTGGTTTTGTGAGCAGCTACTGATCCCAACGTTTTGTGGAAATGGCTTTTTGTCTTTGACGCTGTTTATTCTCTGGCTCTGTGTCTAGTGAGTGGTATGGATATCACTTTCCTGAACTAATTAAGATAGTGAGCGAGAATGCGACCTACTGCAAGCTGGCCAAGTTGATTGGGAACAGGAAGGAGCTGAGCGAAGAGAGCCTGGAGGCCCTTGAGGAGGTCACCATGGACGGCGCCAAAGCTCAGGCCATCCTGGAGGCCTCCCGCAGCTCCATGGGTAATGGCCCCGCTGCCTTAATTCTTTAGGGATGCGATCTGGTTCAGGTGTCGTGATGTCTCTATAATCTGTCAATCCACTGAGTCCACGTGATGACAGCATAGCTGCTTAACTGAACACCCGAGCTGCTGGCGTAAGACGTAGTGCTGGAGCTGCACGGTAGGGCACCGCGAGCACTTGCGCCTGAAACGTTGACCGTTGCCCCCTCAGGTATGGACATCTCCCCCATCGACCTGATCAACATCGAGAGCTTCTCCAGCAGAGTTATCTCCCTCACTTCGTACAGGCTTGAGCTACAGGAATATCTTCGCTCCAAAATGAGCCAGGTGGCCCCCAACCTGTCGACTCTCATTGGAGATGTGGTATGTACCGTTTCTGGCTGCTGGTTGCAGTGACCAGCCCTGtgggtttttattattattattattattattattattattcctagtcttaaatttgcttttaaataaGCTTAGCTTCTCAACGTTGGCAATGTGTTCTCAAATGTGGTGCTTTATAAAGGGATATTTGCAAATTGGTCTATAATGTATCCTGGGAACGGTGTGTACAAATTGTCCTGCCGCTAACACTGCCTTACGCTCTTAGGTCGGCGCTCGTCTCATCTCCCACGCCGGGAGCCTGACTAACCTGGCGAAGTACCCGGCGTCCACTGTGCAGATCCTGGGAGCAGAGAAGGCCCTGTTCAGGTACTGGGGCACCCCTTCCCTGCTGGGGGTTCCGGCGGCTGCAGTGATGGCAGGGCAGGGGCGGTGCTGCTGCAGTGGTTGATTCGAGTGCGTTTTAACCGCACACCGAAAACGATCCCATGCTCCCCCGAGTCTGAGCAGCCGCCCAGGGCTCCAAGAGGTAGTTAGAGTAGACGCAGCCCCTTTGGGTCCGCTGTAACTTGGGTCACGGTAATGTTTAACTGATGCCTCCAGTGTGTAGACTGCTATGATTTTTGTTCCATAAATCTAGGGCGCTGAAGACCAGAGGCAACACCCCGAAGTACGGCCTCATTTTCCATTCGACCTTCATCGGCCGCGCGGCCGCCAAAAACAAGGGCCGGATCTCCCGTTACCTTGCCAACAAGTGCACCATCGCCTCTCGTATTGACTGCTTTTCCGGTGAGTTTTGTCGTCCGCAGTACACAGTAACGACGAGGCCGGCCAAGCCCTTGCTGTGATGCTCTTATTTTTCGTCAACAGCATTCCACCTCGAGTGGATgttgagaaaatgaaactgagcAAGGCCGGCAAGTCCTGTGCGTCATGTGCTGTTAGTCTTGCGTCACCGACTCTCTCGTTCTGTATTCCAGAGGTTCCTACTAGTGTGTTCGGAGACAAGCTGCGTGACCAGGTGGAAGAACGTCTGGCCTTTTATGAGACGGGCGAAACGCCTCGGAAGAACTTGGATGTGATGAAGGAGGCAGTCGCAGAGGTTGGTGGCTTGGGGGTTTCTCCGattgctgtttctctgctgtgAGTGATGACTCTTCTTCCCTGACCAGAACATGGAGGCAAAAACTGATTTAATGAGCCTGACACATTGCTCCCATCGGTGACGTTTTCTGGATAACGTGCAAGTCTGGAGTAAGTGTAGCTGTGTCTTCTGCAGGCAAGTGAGGTGGCAGCGGAGATCAAACGCAAACttgagaagaaggagagaaagaaaaagaagcgcGAAAAGAGAAAACTAGAAGCCCTGTCAACggctgagggagaggaggaggaggaggaggaagaggtcaAAACCGGTGGAGAGCCAGGGTcctgtgtaagtgtagtgtgtTTGCTGGGCCGTTGACGCTGCATGTAACTAGACGTGAGCCAGGCCTTTCCTGTGGCCATGCCTCCCTGGACACCATGCTAGAGGAAAACTTCTCCGAACCATTGACAGACCCCCTGCAGTGGGTTTGATCACTGAAGTGAGCAGGACAGCTGTATGAATAAATTGGCTGTTTATTTCCATATGATTTTAACGTTttgtttcccctctctctgaAGGAGAATGGAGAGGCCGaggtgaagaagaagaagaaaaagaagaaggttAAGTTGGAAGcggagcaggaagaggaggtgacGACAAACGGACCAGAGGAGACGGCTTCCTCTAAAAAGAAAAAGCGGAAGGCGGAGGCCGAGGTGAAGCAGGAAGTGGAGGCGGAGGCCCTGCAGCctgagaagaaaaagaggaggagaaaggtggaggaggagtagCACACTCGTTTAACGTACTGTACAgtggtctttgttttactttacaGAGGTGATGAATGGCAGGATATGGCACAGCATCCTTGGAGTTTAAGTTGATTTCAAAACTTGTCAAATTGTTGGTTTTGTTCATtgataaccccccccccccccttgactGACCACAGCTGTGCCTCGTTAGTTAAAATGCCTCTTGTCATCAGTGGTCAGATTCTGGTTTGAGATGCTTCTCAGCTAAGCTGTAGAAAAATGTCATCCTTCACAATTGCTGTGAGtacttaaatgtttaatgagcTCAGTAAGTGCTTTTGTAATCAGGTCTTGCATGAAGTTTCCTAACCTATCACTTAATCTGGCTTCACCTCCAATGTAGTTGAGGACAACTGTGCCTTGGGGGGAGGTGGTAACTTGGTATGACTGGTCACAATTTGATGAATTCAGATTTAAAGCAGGGTTGTAACTTCCTTTTCACaaccctttttttaaataaaatgtatacacataccGAGTCATTTCTTACCTTGCCCCA
This is a stretch of genomic DNA from Electrophorus electricus isolate fEleEle1 chromosome 6, fEleEle1.pri, whole genome shotgun sequence. It encodes these proteins:
- the nop56 gene encoding nucleolar protein 56, which gives rise to MVLLHVLFEHAAGYALFAVKEVEEIGMLLPQVEESLLNVGKLNSVVKLAAFFPFKSAQSALENINAISEGVVHADLKLFLETNLPSGKKKNLLGVADGKLGAALQEELGASIQTGGVVAEILRGVRLHFSSLVKGLTALAASKAQLGLGHSYSRAKVKFNVNRADNMIIQSIALLDQLDKDINTFSMRVREWYGYHFPELIKIVSENATYCKLAKLIGNRKELSEESLEALEEVTMDGAKAQAILEASRSSMGMDISPIDLINIESFSSRVISLTSYRLELQEYLRSKMSQVAPNLSTLIGDVVGARLISHAGSLTNLAKYPASTVQILGAEKALFRALKTRGNTPKYGLIFHSTFIGRAAAKNKGRISRYLANKCTIASRIDCFSEVPTSVFGDKLRDQVEERLAFYETGETPRKNLDVMKEAVAEASEVAAEIKRKLEKKERKKKKREKRKLEALSTAEGEEEEEEEEVKTGGEPGSCENGEAEVKKKKKKKKVKLEAEQEEEVTTNGPEETASSKKKKRKAEAEVKQEVEAEALQPEKKKRRRKVEEE